In one Pseudodesulfovibrio tunisiensis genomic region, the following are encoded:
- a CDS encoding peptide-binding protein has translation MLVLVGCGESGPATPVSPVDSADIPAVPQRGGTLVEPSLGEPSNLIPYFATDSASHEVGTLIYVSPLRYDKDIKLVPYAAESFEVLDGGKLLRFRLRQDIRWFDGVPLTADDVEFTYRMMIDPATPTAYAEKFKAVKEFRKTGRFSFEVEYEEPFAQALVTWAGDILPKHALEGEDLISTQYSRKPLGAGPYKLKEWVPGSQIVLEANPDYFAGRPYLDKVVYRVIPDLSTQFLELKAGHLDSMSLTPMQYLYQTSGSGWDGSFNKYKYLAFGYSWLGFNFRHSFFKDVRVRQAIDFAIDKQEIVKGVLLGMGVAANGPYKPGTWQYNESVRPRPYNPERARALLAEAGWKDEDGDGILDRDGVPFAFTILTNQGNSQRVKTCIIIQQRLREVGIKVDVRTVEWAAFINEFVDKGRFDAVLLSWNILQDPDIYAVWHSSQAKERGLNFMHYRNPKLDRLLERGRRLLDPKLRKPIYDKVQEILHDDAPYVFLYVPMALPIVQARVQGIAPAPAGISYNFEEWWIPEKLQLRP, from the coding sequence ATGCTTGTGCTCGTCGGGTGTGGCGAATCCGGTCCTGCCACGCCGGTGTCTCCCGTGGATTCGGCAGATATTCCCGCAGTTCCGCAACGCGGAGGTACTCTTGTCGAGCCATCCCTTGGCGAACCCAGCAACCTCATACCCTATTTCGCCACGGACAGCGCGTCCCATGAAGTCGGGACGCTGATCTATGTCAGCCCGCTTCGCTACGACAAGGACATCAAGCTGGTTCCCTACGCCGCCGAATCCTTCGAGGTTCTGGACGGTGGCAAGCTGCTGCGGTTCCGGCTGCGGCAGGATATCCGCTGGTTCGACGGCGTGCCGCTCACAGCGGATGATGTGGAATTCACCTATCGCATGATGATCGATCCGGCCACGCCGACAGCGTATGCCGAGAAGTTCAAGGCCGTGAAGGAATTCCGCAAGACCGGCAGGTTTTCCTTTGAGGTGGAATACGAGGAGCCCTTTGCCCAGGCTCTCGTGACCTGGGCTGGCGACATCCTGCCCAAGCACGCCCTTGAGGGCGAGGACCTGATTTCCACGCAATACAGCCGAAAGCCTTTGGGAGCTGGCCCTTACAAGCTCAAGGAATGGGTTCCCGGCTCCCAGATCGTTCTGGAGGCCAATCCGGACTATTTTGCGGGGCGTCCCTATCTGGACAAGGTTGTCTATCGGGTCATTCCCGACCTTTCCACGCAGTTTCTGGAACTCAAGGCCGGGCATCTGGACAGCATGTCCCTGACTCCGATGCAGTATCTGTATCAGACCTCGGGCAGTGGCTGGGACGGTTCGTTCAACAAATACAAGTATCTGGCTTTCGGCTATTCCTGGCTGGGATTCAACTTCCGGCACAGCTTTTTCAAGGATGTGCGTGTCAGACAGGCCATTGACTTTGCCATCGACAAGCAGGAGATCGTCAAGGGCGTGCTGCTCGGCATGGGCGTGGCTGCAAACGGGCCGTACAAGCCCGGAACATGGCAGTACAACGAATCGGTCAGGCCCAGACCGTACAATCCGGAACGCGCCCGCGCCCTGCTGGCCGAGGCCGGATGGAAGGACGAGGACGGCGATGGCATCCTCGACAGGGACGGCGTGCCCTTTGCCTTCACTATTCTGACCAATCAGGGTAACTCCCAGCGCGTCAAGACATGCATCATCATTCAGCAGCGGCTTCGGGAAGTGGGTATCAAGGTGGATGTCCGAACCGTGGAGTGGGCTGCATTCATAAACGAATTCGTTGACAAGGGCCGGTTCGATGCCGTGCTTTTATCATGGAATATACTTCAAGACCCTGATATCTATGCTGTCTGGCACTCGTCTCAAGCCAAGGAGCGCGGACTGAACTTCATGCACTACAGGAATCCGAAGTTGGACCGGCTTCTGGAAAGGGGCAGGCGACTTCTCGACCCGAAGCTGCGCAAGCCCATTTACGACAAGGTGCAGGAAATACTGCATGACGATGCACCTTACGTGTTTTTATACGTTCCCATGGCTCTGCCCATCGTGCAGGCCCGTGTTCAGGGCATTGCGCCAGCCCCGGCAGGCATCAGCTACAATTTTGAAGAATGGTGGATTCCCGAAAAGCTGCAACTTCGGCCCTAG
- the fdnG gene encoding formate dehydrogenase-N subunit alpha gives MNVNRRSFLKLSAAAATMTAFGGLGCTQTAKLADRAAMLDPKWSKQTTSVCCYCAVGCGLIVNTSLKDHKAVNVEGDPDHPVNEGSLCAKGASIWQLGDNDRRPDSVLYRAPYSGKFKKVSWEWALKRIAEKVKETRDAGFTRVNAKGQVVNRCDNIASLGSAALDNEECWAYQTMLRSLGLVYVEHQARIUHSATVAALAESFGRGAMTNHWIDIQNSDCILIMGSNAAENHPISFKWVTKAQEKGATLIHVDPRFTRTSTKADIFAQLRSGSDIAVLGGMIKYILDNDLIFRDYVVDYTNASFIVGKDFDFSDGLFSGYDPKTRSYDKKTWAFEMDENGVPAQDPTLKHERCVYQLLRKHYARYTLDKVEEISGMSRDKLLEVYKAYTATGVGDKSGTIMYAMGWTQHSVGVQNIRTMAMIQLLLGNIGVAGGGVNALRGESNVQGSTDHCLLYHILPGYLKTPLAGEDSFDEYNKKYTPISNDPESANWWQNYPKYSASLLKAMWLEDDPKVSYQYLPRLDNRSAREYSWLTLFDKMDEGQFNGLFAWGMNPACSGANSNKTRQALSKLDWLVNVNIFPNETGWFWEGPGMDPESIKTEVFFLPCAVSIEKEGSITNSGRWMQWRYKGPEPRKGTMPDGDIMYELMKEIQHLYAKDGGVFTDPILRLNWEGIAENNVFDAHKTAKLINGYFTRDVTIKGKQYRKGQQVPSFAFLQADGSTTSGNWLYCNSYTDKGNMAARRDKTQSAEQARIGLYPNWSWCWPVNRRILYNRASVDLQGKPWAPEKPVIEWNGSKWVGDVPDGGWKPGTKHAFIMRKHGFGQIFGPGRVDGPFPEYYEPLECPVKEHPFSGTLHNPTALKFDDEAKAVCDPRFPFVCSTYRVTEHWQTGLMTRNCTWLTEAEPQVFVEMNPELAELRGIENGEKVMVESLRGSIWAIAIVTPRLRPFTVQGQTIHQVGLPWHFGWTWPKDGGDSANILTPSVGDPNTGIPETKAFMVNVRKA, from the coding sequence ATGAACGTCAATCGCAGATCTTTCCTGAAACTCTCCGCCGCAGCGGCCACCATGACCGCTTTCGGAGGGCTCGGGTGCACGCAGACCGCCAAGCTGGCCGACCGCGCGGCGATGCTGGACCCGAAATGGAGCAAACAGACCACCAGCGTCTGTTGCTATTGCGCAGTGGGCTGCGGGCTCATTGTGAACACGTCTCTCAAGGACCACAAGGCCGTCAACGTCGAAGGCGACCCCGACCATCCCGTCAATGAAGGTTCCCTGTGCGCCAAGGGCGCGTCCATCTGGCAGCTCGGCGACAACGACCGCCGTCCGGATTCCGTGCTCTACAGGGCTCCCTATTCCGGAAAATTCAAGAAGGTGTCCTGGGAATGGGCCCTGAAGCGCATTGCGGAAAAGGTCAAGGAAACCCGCGATGCCGGGTTCACCCGGGTCAATGCCAAGGGGCAGGTGGTCAACAGATGCGACAACATCGCGTCCCTTGGTTCCGCCGCATTGGACAACGAGGAGTGCTGGGCCTACCAGACCATGCTCCGCAGCCTCGGCCTGGTGTATGTGGAGCACCAGGCGCGTATCTGACACAGCGCAACTGTTGCGGCTCTGGCAGAGTCGTTCGGACGCGGCGCGATGACCAATCACTGGATCGACATCCAGAACAGTGATTGCATTCTGATAATGGGCAGCAACGCTGCCGAAAACCACCCAATTTCCTTCAAATGGGTAACCAAGGCGCAGGAAAAGGGCGCAACCCTGATCCACGTCGACCCCCGGTTCACCAGAACGTCGACCAAGGCGGACATATTCGCACAGCTCCGCTCGGGTTCGGACATTGCGGTACTGGGCGGCATGATCAAGTACATTCTGGACAACGACCTGATCTTCCGGGATTACGTTGTCGACTACACCAATGCCTCGTTCATCGTGGGCAAGGACTTCGATTTCTCGGACGGTCTGTTCTCGGGCTATGATCCCAAGACCCGATCCTACGACAAGAAGACCTGGGCCTTTGAAATGGACGAAAACGGCGTTCCGGCTCAGGACCCGACTCTCAAGCACGAACGGTGCGTGTACCAGCTCCTCAGGAAGCATTATGCACGCTACACGCTGGACAAGGTCGAGGAAATATCCGGCATGTCCAGGGACAAGCTGCTTGAAGTGTACAAGGCCTACACCGCCACCGGCGTCGGCGACAAATCCGGCACCATCATGTACGCCATGGGCTGGACCCAGCACTCGGTTGGCGTGCAGAACATCCGCACCATGGCCATGATCCAGCTCCTGCTGGGCAACATCGGTGTGGCTGGTGGCGGCGTGAACGCCCTGCGCGGCGAATCCAACGTACAGGGTTCCACTGACCACTGTCTGCTCTATCACATCCTGCCCGGCTACCTGAAGACTCCGCTGGCCGGCGAGGATTCCTTCGACGAGTACAACAAGAAATACACGCCGATTTCCAATGACCCCGAGTCCGCGAACTGGTGGCAGAACTATCCCAAGTACTCGGCAAGCCTGCTCAAGGCCATGTGGCTGGAGGACGATCCCAAGGTCTCCTACCAATACCTGCCGAGACTCGACAACAGATCGGCCCGCGAATACTCCTGGCTGACCCTGTTCGACAAGATGGACGAAGGCCAGTTCAACGGCCTGTTTGCCTGGGGCATGAACCCGGCCTGCTCCGGCGCCAACTCCAACAAGACCAGACAGGCCCTATCCAAGCTGGACTGGCTGGTCAACGTCAACATCTTCCCCAATGAAACCGGCTGGTTCTGGGAAGGCCCCGGCATGGACCCCGAGTCCATCAAGACCGAAGTGTTCTTCCTGCCCTGCGCGGTTTCCATTGAAAAGGAAGGGTCCATCACCAATTCCGGCCGGTGGATGCAGTGGCGCTACAAGGGACCGGAACCCCGCAAGGGAACCATGCCCGATGGCGACATCATGTACGAATTGATGAAGGAGATTCAGCATCTGTACGCCAAGGATGGCGGTGTGTTCACCGATCCCATCCTCCGGCTGAACTGGGAAGGCATTGCGGAAAACAACGTGTTCGACGCACACAAGACCGCAAAGCTGATCAACGGCTACTTCACCCGCGACGTGACCATCAAGGGCAAGCAGTACAGAAAGGGCCAGCAGGTTCCGAGCTTCGCCTTCCTGCAGGCCGATGGCTCCACGACCTCGGGCAACTGGCTGTACTGCAACTCCTATACGGACAAGGGCAACATGGCTGCCCGCCGCGACAAGACGCAGAGCGCGGAACAAGCCAGGATCGGCCTGTACCCGAACTGGAGCTGGTGCTGGCCGGTCAACCGCCGCATCCTGTACAACCGCGCCTCCGTGGACCTTCAGGGCAAACCGTGGGCACCGGAAAAGCCGGTCATCGAATGGAACGGCTCCAAGTGGGTCGGCGACGTACCCGACGGCGGCTGGAAACCCGGCACCAAGCATGCGTTCATCATGCGCAAGCACGGCTTCGGCCAGATATTCGGCCCCGGCCGGGTCGACGGTCCGTTCCCGGAATACTACGAACCTCTGGAATGCCCGGTGAAGGAACATCCCTTCTCCGGCACCCTGCACAACCCCACGGCTCTCAAGTTCGACGATGAGGCCAAGGCCGTGTGCGACCCCAGATTCCCGTTCGTATGTTCCACCTATCGCGTGACCGAACACTGGCAGACGGGCCTGATGACCCGCAACTGCACCTGGCTCACCGAGGCCGAGCCGCAGGTGTTCGTGGAAATGAACCCGGAACTGGCCGAACTCCGCGGCATCGAAAACGGCGAAAAGGTCATGGTGGAAAGCCTGCGCGGCTCCATCTGGGCCATCGCCATCGTGACTCCGCGTCTCCGGCCCTTTACCGTACAGGGACAGACCATCCATCAGGTGGGCCTGCCTTGGCACTTCGGCTGGACCTGGCCCAAGGATGGCGGCGATTCCGCCAACATCCTGACCCCGTCCGTAGGCGACCCGAACACGGGCATTCCGGAAACCAAGGCCTTCATGGTCAACGTACGCAAGGCGTAA
- a CDS encoding DEAD/DEAH box helicase: MTYSEENIVKSILDNFINDTVPDYILDLARDIVASGGVQKLDLKKRDQYWDIDGQVEGEDFQNYTSEVGLNLSDNTINYYCNCADSFSGVCRHVAATALKLHNSLDGDQGEEALPTPRTDWRQTFRPFFATELEPEAGKHYLIYRIFPEMGRLQVAFFRARQNKSGISQVQNEVTLTQIVENPDWCETSPALPGVADQIGHFLDYWGHRVEIPAGLHSWFFRAVKNEYYLYLRETDQPLRIENKPMQLKLAPKLSEDGLSFETLLAREDKIPFSITDEEELFFYGRLPLWVFYRQAFYPVQTGLDPKLIQEMVQLKPIIPHADVSEFLDRVWTKIPVSDLYGQEDFLERVGPIFQPADFNPKLYMDEEGSLLVMKIQNIYENEHGEFVMTGPNPDLQTGSYHYEGKSYLIRRAQDEEAQLFAELQDMGFQPRSNHIWFMEQEEAINFLLDHYPTLVKAYRVYGEQNLTRYKVRTSQPQVVAEVETDEDDKWFNLDLHVEYDEQRVPIETIWKAWTSGKRYVQLQDGSYTSLPESWLHKLGHKLKALGFDPEKPPQRQFKQFEAPVLDKLLEDLPQAHTDSFYVKLKEKINNFEQIKMIGQPEGLLATLRPYQVQGLSYLNFLREYGFGGILADEMGLGKTIQTLSYIQKLKETGLEGPNLIVVPTSVLPNWEREAKKFVPELKRLTIYGTKREELFKHIGESDLVITTYALLRRDLDELLKFTYASVILDEAQNIKNPNTITARSVRKLDAGLRVCLSGTPIENNLFELWSLFEFLMPGFLGSQHSFQRGIVKPIKDGDEETLDYLRTRVKPFILRRTKSEVAKDLPPKVETVHYCDLVDEQRDLYNALAKKLKDQVLRDVDEKGIAKSQMSILDALLKLRQICCHPRLLKLDIPGVSTNLPSGKFDAFKDLITDIVESGHKVLVFSQFVRMLHVIRNWLQIREIPFAYLDGSSKDRFDQVDRFNENEDIPIFLISLKAGGTGLNLTSADYVIHYDPWWNPAVENQATDRTHRIGQKRQVFAYKMICQNTVEEKILKLQEQKKDVAEAIIPGQSALKSLTRDDLEMLFEI, from the coding sequence ATGACATACAGCGAAGAAAATATAGTAAAATCAATACTCGATAATTTCATCAACGACACGGTCCCGGATTACATTCTGGACCTTGCCCGTGATATAGTTGCCTCCGGCGGCGTGCAGAAACTGGATCTGAAGAAACGCGATCAGTACTGGGACATCGACGGACAGGTCGAAGGCGAGGACTTTCAGAATTACACTTCTGAAGTCGGATTGAATCTGAGCGACAATACCATCAATTACTATTGCAACTGCGCAGATTCCTTTTCCGGCGTGTGCCGACATGTCGCAGCCACGGCGCTCAAGCTCCACAACTCGCTGGACGGCGATCAGGGCGAGGAAGCCCTGCCCACGCCCCGTACCGACTGGCGGCAGACATTTCGTCCGTTTTTCGCCACGGAGCTGGAGCCCGAAGCCGGCAAGCACTACCTGATCTACCGCATCTTCCCGGAAATGGGACGGTTGCAGGTGGCGTTCTTTCGCGCCCGGCAAAACAAATCCGGCATATCCCAGGTGCAGAACGAGGTGACCCTGACCCAGATCGTGGAAAACCCGGACTGGTGCGAGACCTCCCCGGCCCTGCCCGGCGTGGCCGACCAGATCGGGCATTTCCTGGACTACTGGGGCCACAGGGTGGAAATACCGGCCGGTCTGCATTCCTGGTTCTTCCGTGCGGTCAAGAACGAGTACTATCTCTATCTGCGGGAGACCGACCAGCCGCTGCGCATCGAGAACAAGCCCATGCAGCTCAAGCTCGCGCCCAAGCTTTCCGAGGACGGCCTGAGCTTTGAAACCCTGCTGGCGCGCGAGGACAAGATTCCCTTTTCCATCACGGATGAAGAGGAACTCTTCTTCTACGGCAGACTGCCGCTGTGGGTTTTCTATCGTCAGGCCTTCTACCCGGTGCAGACAGGCCTCGACCCCAAGCTGATACAGGAAATGGTGCAGCTCAAGCCCATCATTCCCCATGCCGATGTTTCGGAATTTCTGGATCGCGTGTGGACCAAGATTCCGGTGTCCGACCTCTACGGACAGGAAGACTTCCTCGAACGGGTCGGCCCTATCTTCCAGCCAGCGGACTTCAATCCCAAGCTGTACATGGACGAGGAAGGCAGCCTGCTGGTCATGAAGATTCAGAACATCTACGAGAACGAGCATGGCGAATTCGTCATGACCGGTCCCAACCCGGACCTCCAGACCGGCAGCTACCATTACGAAGGCAAAAGCTACCTCATTCGTCGCGCTCAGGACGAAGAGGCCCAGCTCTTTGCCGAGCTTCAGGACATGGGCTTCCAGCCCAGAAGCAACCACATCTGGTTCATGGAACAGGAGGAGGCGATCAACTTCCTGCTGGACCACTACCCCACTCTGGTCAAGGCGTACCGCGTCTATGGCGAACAGAATCTGACCCGCTACAAGGTGCGCACGTCCCAGCCTCAGGTCGTGGCCGAGGTGGAGACCGACGAGGACGACAAGTGGTTCAACCTCGATCTGCACGTGGAATACGACGAACAGCGCGTGCCCATCGAGACGATCTGGAAGGCATGGACCTCGGGCAAGCGCTATGTGCAGCTTCAGGACGGTTCCTACACCAGCCTGCCCGAATCCTGGCTCCACAAGCTGGGACACAAGCTCAAGGCATTGGGCTTTGATCCGGAAAAGCCGCCGCAACGTCAGTTCAAGCAGTTCGAAGCCCCGGTGCTGGACAAGCTGCTTGAAGACCTGCCTCAGGCGCACACGGACTCCTTCTATGTCAAACTGAAGGAAAAAATAAACAATTTCGAACAAATCAAGATGATTGGCCAACCCGAGGGCCTGCTGGCCACCCTGCGCCCATATCAGGTGCAGGGGCTCAGTTACCTGAACTTTCTGCGGGAATACGGATTCGGCGGCATTCTGGCCGACGAAATGGGGCTTGGCAAGACCATCCAGACCCTCTCCTACATCCAGAAGCTGAAGGAAACCGGACTGGAAGGCCCGAACCTCATCGTCGTGCCCACGTCCGTGCTGCCCAACTGGGAGCGCGAGGCCAAGAAGTTCGTGCCCGAACTCAAGCGGCTGACCATCTACGGTACCAAACGCGAAGAGCTGTTCAAGCACATTGGCGAATCCGACCTTGTCATCACCACGTACGCCCTGCTCAGGCGCGATCTGGATGAGCTGCTCAAGTTCACCTATGCCTCGGTGATTCTTGACGAGGCCCAGAACATCAAAAACCCGAATACCATCACGGCGCGCTCGGTGCGCAAGCTGGACGCAGGCCTGCGCGTCTGCCTGTCCGGTACGCCCATCGAGAACAACCTGTTCGAGCTGTGGTCCCTGTTCGAGTTTCTCATGCCCGGCTTCCTCGGTTCGCAGCATTCGTTCCAGCGCGGCATCGTCAAGCCCATCAAGGACGGTGACGAGGAAACCCTGGACTACCTGCGCACCAGAGTGAAACCCTTCATTCTGCGCCGCACCAAGTCCGAGGTTGCCAAGGACCTGCCGCCCAAGGTGGAAACCGTGCACTATTGCGACCTCGTGGACGAACAGCGCGACCTCTACAACGCACTGGCCAAGAAGCTCAAGGATCAGGTGCTCAGGGACGTGGACGAAAAGGGCATTGCCAAGAGCCAGATGTCGATTCTGGATGCGCTACTCAAGCTTCGCCAGATATGCTGTCACCCGCGCCTGCTCAAGCTGGACATTCCGGGCGTTTCCACGAATCTGCCCTCGGGCAAGTTCGACGCCTTCAAGGACCTGATCACGGATATCGTGGAAAGCGGACACAAGGTGCTGGTCTTCTCCCAGTTCGTGCGCATGCTCCACGTCATCCGCAACTGGCTCCAGATCAGGGAAATTCCCTTCGCCTATCTGGACGGCTCCTCCAAGGACCGCTTCGATCAGGTCGACCGCTTCAACGAGAACGAGGATATTCCGATCTTCCTGATCTCGCTCAAGGCGGGCGGCACCGGCCTGAACCTGACCAGCGCGGACTACGTCATCCACTATGATCCGTGGTGGAACCCGGCCGTGGAAAATCAGGCCACGGACCGGACGCACCGCATCGGCCAGAAGCGACAGGTCTTTGCCTACAAGATGATCTGCCAGAATACGGTGGAAGAAAAGATACTGAAGCTTCAGGAACAGAAAAAGGATGTGGCTGAAGCCATCATCCCGGGTCAGTCCGCTCTCAAGAGCCTGACTCGTGACGATCTGGAAATGCTTTTCGAAATCTGA
- a CDS encoding 4Fe-4S dicluster domain-containing protein, translating into MNGKSFFVDLTKCTACRGCQVACKQWKKLPAEKTVNWGSHQNPRDLSGNSLKIVRFSEIVEDEKIKWLFFPEQCRHCTDPPCAAAAMVEGSIIVDEATGAVIYTELTKQENFQDIRDACPYDIPRLREDGVITKCDMCHDRVAAGMLPACVQTCPTGAMSFGDREDMLKLAEEALEKAQNGKYPDAELVDYEDVRVIYLAAEPTEEYYEYLSADASGVQRGPLSRKQFLAKLTSPVKRMRS; encoded by the coding sequence ATGAACGGAAAGAGTTTCTTTGTCGACCTGACCAAATGCACGGCCTGCCGGGGTTGCCAGGTAGCCTGCAAGCAATGGAAGAAACTGCCCGCAGAAAAGACCGTGAACTGGGGCTCCCATCAGAATCCCAGGGACCTCTCGGGCAATTCCCTGAAAATAGTCCGCTTCTCCGAAATCGTGGAAGACGAAAAGATCAAGTGGCTGTTCTTTCCGGAACAGTGCCGCCACTGCACCGATCCGCCGTGTGCGGCGGCCGCCATGGTGGAAGGCTCGATCATCGTTGACGAGGCCACGGGTGCGGTCATCTACACCGAACTGACCAAGCAGGAGAACTTCCAGGACATCCGCGACGCCTGTCCCTACGACATTCCGCGCCTGCGCGAGGATGGCGTCATCACCAAATGCGACATGTGTCACGACCGCGTGGCCGCAGGCATGCTTCCGGCATGCGTCCAGACCTGTCCCACCGGGGCCATGAGCTTCGGCGACCGCGAGGACATGCTCAAACTGGCCGAGGAAGCACTGGAAAAGGCGCAGAACGGAAAGTACCCGGATGCCGAACTGGTGGATTATGAAGACGTGCGCGTCATCTACCTGGCAGCGGAACCCACGGAAGAGTACTACGAGTACCTGTCCGCGGATGCCTCCGGCGTTCAGCGCGGCCCGCTGTCCAGAAAGCAGTTTCTGGCAAAGCTGACTTCCCCTGTGAAACGCATGCGCTCGTAA